One genomic window of Aquisalimonas sp. 2447 includes the following:
- a CDS encoding tetratricopeptide repeat protein: MSQPAHHDAALAAYERGQTTIARSLWEERAAMGDPDAQTALGLMLAAGEGGPADPTLAVRYWRAAADAGHPDALYNLGLMAEQDHTPDSETRAGEWYGRAARAGHAGAANNLAALLLNDNGAPDPARAVSLLRDSAAKGDADALYNLGCLHASGEHVPADDERAQRFHRQAAEQGHAAAARELALLLERLGTEGDGEAAIIHWLQCAADGGDTRAQVLLGDRYRHGHSVPQSETRAWNWYVAAARQGDVVGMTNIGVMYDKGRTTAENPLRAARCYRFAAERGYAPAQYNLAILLADGIGIPADRAEAWAWFARSADQGHEAAVAARDWIWDTLDAHERERATMFSTQL, from the coding sequence CAGACCACCATCGCCAGGAGCCTGTGGGAGGAACGCGCGGCCATGGGCGACCCGGATGCGCAGACCGCCCTGGGGCTGATGCTTGCCGCCGGCGAAGGAGGGCCAGCGGATCCGACCCTCGCCGTACGCTACTGGCGGGCGGCCGCCGACGCAGGGCACCCGGACGCGCTCTACAACCTGGGCCTTATGGCGGAGCAGGACCACACGCCCGACAGCGAGACACGAGCCGGCGAGTGGTACGGGCGGGCAGCGCGCGCAGGGCATGCGGGCGCTGCCAACAACCTGGCCGCGCTGCTGCTCAACGACAATGGCGCACCCGATCCGGCGCGGGCAGTCTCGCTGCTGCGGGACAGCGCAGCTAAGGGTGATGCCGACGCTCTGTACAACCTGGGCTGCCTGCATGCATCCGGGGAACATGTGCCCGCAGATGACGAGCGTGCGCAGCGTTTCCACCGGCAGGCGGCGGAACAGGGGCATGCCGCGGCCGCCCGGGAGTTGGCGCTGCTGCTGGAACGGCTCGGGACCGAAGGTGACGGCGAAGCGGCCATCATCCACTGGTTGCAGTGTGCCGCCGACGGCGGCGATACCCGCGCCCAAGTGCTGCTCGGCGACCGGTACCGCCACGGCCACAGTGTTCCGCAGAGCGAGACCAGGGCCTGGAACTGGTATGTCGCCGCCGCCCGGCAGGGAGATGTGGTAGGTATGACCAACATCGGCGTGATGTACGACAAGGGGCGCACAACGGCGGAGAACCCGTTGCGCGCCGCGCGCTGCTACCGCTTCGCCGCAGAACGCGGCTACGCCCCGGCCCAGTACAACCTGGCCATTCTTCTGGCCGACGGCATCGGTATTCCCGCGGACCGCGCGGAAGCCTGGGCCTGGTTCGCGCGGTCGGCGGATCAGGGCCACGAGGCCGCAGTGGCGGCCCGAGACTGGATCTGGGACACCCTGGATGCCCATGAACGGGAGCGGGCCACGATGTTCAGCACACAGCTATGA
- a CDS encoding sigma-54 dependent transcriptional regulator: protein MSKRICLVEDDAIMGESLQDRLRMEGYAVSWFTETVAAEAALTSDRFAVVISDIRLPDADGGEWFRRLQSSYGGALPPFIFITGFGTIDAAVGLVKDGAADYLTKPFNLDALVARVAGLSENGGAEQGGDAAPDPVLGVSPAMRDVEGQLRRVGAARAGCLITGESGTGKEFAARYLHQWTPHHGELVAVNCGALTESLLEAELFGHERGAFTGAQRRHQGLFEQAQGGTLLLDEIGEMSATMQVKLLRVIQERRIRRVGGERSIPVDVQLVFATHRDLRAMVSAGAFREDLYYRINVVHVRLPPLRERPEDILWFARAFLREIAGDAPPRTLSPAAERVLMGAPWPGNLRELHHALERAVIMSDAAVLEPRDLFPEIDEPAADNGTLSDYLKACEKQRILATLQDRDGQIQASADALGISRKSLWERMRRYGIRARDLVSGRARGS, encoded by the coding sequence ATGAGCAAGCGCATCTGCCTGGTGGAAGATGACGCAATCATGGGCGAGTCCCTGCAGGACCGTCTGCGTATGGAAGGCTACGCCGTGTCCTGGTTCACGGAGACGGTCGCTGCGGAAGCCGCGTTGACCAGCGACCGGTTTGCTGTAGTGATTTCGGACATCCGGCTGCCTGACGCGGACGGTGGCGAGTGGTTCCGGCGCCTGCAGTCGAGCTACGGTGGTGCGTTGCCACCTTTCATCTTCATTACTGGTTTCGGCACCATCGATGCCGCCGTGGGCCTGGTGAAGGACGGTGCCGCCGATTACCTGACCAAGCCTTTCAATCTGGACGCGTTGGTGGCCCGTGTGGCGGGGCTGTCGGAGAACGGTGGGGCCGAGCAGGGCGGCGACGCTGCGCCGGATCCGGTACTGGGTGTCTCGCCGGCGATGCGCGATGTGGAGGGCCAGTTGCGACGGGTCGGGGCGGCGCGGGCGGGATGCCTTATTACCGGGGAGTCCGGGACCGGCAAGGAATTTGCCGCGCGGTACCTGCACCAGTGGACGCCACACCACGGCGAATTGGTGGCGGTGAACTGCGGGGCGCTGACCGAAAGCCTGCTGGAGGCCGAGTTGTTCGGCCATGAGCGCGGCGCGTTCACTGGTGCCCAGCGGCGCCACCAGGGCTTGTTCGAGCAGGCCCAGGGCGGGACGCTGCTACTGGACGAAATTGGCGAGATGTCCGCCACCATGCAGGTGAAGCTGTTACGGGTGATCCAGGAGCGGCGCATACGCCGTGTGGGCGGCGAGCGGTCGATCCCGGTGGATGTGCAACTCGTCTTTGCGACCCACCGCGACCTGCGTGCCATGGTGAGTGCCGGAGCGTTCCGGGAAGACCTCTACTACCGCATCAATGTGGTCCACGTCCGCCTGCCACCGTTGCGCGAACGCCCGGAGGATATTCTCTGGTTCGCACGTGCCTTTCTGCGAGAGATCGCCGGTGATGCCCCGCCGCGGACCTTGAGCCCCGCGGCAGAACGCGTCCTCATGGGCGCACCTTGGCCGGGGAACCTGCGGGAGTTGCATCACGCGCTGGAGCGGGCAGTCATCATGAGCGATGCCGCAGTGCTGGAGCCCCGGGACCTGTTCCCCGAAATCGATGAGCCCGCAGCGGATAACGGCACCCTGTCCGACTACCTCAAGGCCTGCGAGAAGCAGCGCATACTGGCGACGCTCCAGGATCGCGACGGCCAGATTCAGGCCAGTGCCGACGCCCTGGGCATTAGCCGCAAGTCGCTCTGGGAACGTATGCGCCGCTACGGCATTCGCGCCCGGGATCTGGTCAGCGGGCGTGCCAGGGGGTCATAG